The Marinilongibacter aquaticus genome has a window encoding:
- a CDS encoding RNA polymerase sigma factor: MTEVLPLFGSEYELAKGIKEGNRKAQAALFDQYSGLMLAICIRYMGDKMLAEDVMLRGFMKVFEKIDQFNFKGSFEGWVKRIMVNEALMKIRSKKKVEVDIEEVSAMTFKTDEARSLEEEDLMQMLAQLPDGYRTVFNLYAIEGYSHAEIAEQLGISEGTSKSQLSRARGMLQNMLAEQEENLRKLLNDNQ; the protein is encoded by the coding sequence ATGACTGAAGTTTTACCCTTGTTCGGGTCTGAATACGAATTGGCCAAGGGCATTAAAGAAGGCAATAGGAAAGCTCAGGCCGCACTGTTCGATCAGTATTCGGGCTTGATGCTGGCTATATGCATTCGGTATATGGGCGATAAGATGCTGGCCGAAGATGTAATGTTGCGGGGGTTTATGAAAGTGTTTGAAAAGATTGATCAGTTCAATTTCAAGGGAAGTTTTGAAGGTTGGGTCAAACGTATTATGGTCAATGAAGCCCTGATGAAAATCAGGTCGAAGAAAAAAGTAGAAGTGGATATCGAAGAGGTGTCTGCAATGACTTTTAAAACAGACGAAGCCCGTTCGCTCGAAGAAGAAGACTTGATGCAGATGTTGGCTCAATTGCCAGATGGCTATCGGACAGTGTTCAATCTGTATGCTATAGAAGGGTATTCCCATGCGGAGATTGCGGAACAGTTGGGCATTTCTGAGGGGACATCCAAATCGCAACTTAGTCGTGCCAGGGGCATGTTGCAAAACATGCTCGCTGAGCAAGAGGAGAATTTAAGGAAATTGTTAAATGACAATCAATAA
- a CDS encoding thioredoxin family protein, whose translation MLKEIRNALWIACTLFVLTSMSGQSTDEFKGTYDECLREAQKQNKGIVLHFWANWCPPCNKQRRLTFSDEKLKEFLEDRYLVYLVDVDTADGKAIAERFDVELYPSVVVLDNKAKKQSQFTGLAKPSFLLKKLQGVQL comes from the coding sequence ATGTTAAAAGAGATTCGAAATGCCTTATGGATCGCCTGCACACTTTTTGTATTGACTTCGATGAGCGGGCAAAGCACTGATGAATTCAAGGGCACATACGACGAATGCCTACGCGAAGCCCAAAAACAAAACAAAGGCATTGTGCTGCATTTCTGGGCCAATTGGTGCCCGCCCTGCAACAAACAGCGACGCCTCACATTTTCCGATGAAAAACTGAAAGAATTCCTCGAAGATCGTTACCTCGTCTACCTGGTGGATGTGGACACTGCTGATGGAAAAGCAATCGCCGAACGTTTCGATGTAGAGCTCTACCCCAGCGTAGTGGTACTCGACAACAAGGCCAAGAAACAGAGCCAATTTACAGGATTGGCCAAGCCAAGCTTTTTGCTGAAAAAACTGCAGGGAGTTCAACTTTAA
- the fusA gene encoding elongation factor G: MARDLNYTRNIGIAAHIDAGKTTTTERILFYAGVSHKIGEVHDGAATMDWMEQEQERGITITSAATTVNWPYKGKDYHMNIIDTPGHVDFTVEVNRSLRVLDGLVFLFSAVDGVEPQSETNWRLANNYNVARLGFVNKMDRQGSDFLNVCNQVKEMLGSHAVPLQLPIGSEDTFKGVVDLVYNIAMVWNEDDFGMTYSEVPIPEDMVDDVAHWREQLLESVATVDESLMEKYFEDPDSIAPEEIIAALRQATIGMEIVPMLCGTAFKNKGVQTMLNYVMELLPSPLDRKAIKGTDPNTGDTIYREADPNQPFSALAFKIATDPFVGRLCFIRSYSGMLPSGSYVLNNRSGNKERISRIFQMHANKQNQIDALHAGDIGAVVGFKDIKTGDTLSDEKNPIVLESMIFPDPVIGYAIEPKKTADQDKFGNAIAKLIEEDPTLQVETNEETGQTIIRGMGELHLEIIIDRMRREFKVEVNQGAPQVAYKEALTTNFEHREIYKKQTGGRGKFADIVFEIGPRDDDEEGKEKKSGLQFVNNIVGGSIPREFIPSVEKGFREAMVNGPLAGFPVDAMKVRLFHGSFHDVDSDSFSFEMAGRLGFRTAAKQAGVRLMEPIMAVEILTPDEYTGPITGDLNRRRGIMKGMDTKQGSQVIKADVPLSELFGYVTDLRTISSGRATANLTFSHYDFVPQNLADEVIKKQA; the protein is encoded by the coding sequence ATGGCTCGCGATTTAAATTATACTAGAAACATCGGTATTGCCGCCCACATTGATGCGGGTAAAACTACCACCACCGAACGTATCCTCTTCTACGCAGGGGTAAGTCACAAGATCGGTGAAGTGCACGATGGTGCTGCAACCATGGACTGGATGGAGCAAGAGCAAGAAAGAGGTATTACTATTACTTCTGCTGCAACGACTGTAAACTGGCCTTATAAAGGCAAGGATTATCATATGAACATTATCGATACTCCAGGCCACGTGGATTTTACCGTAGAGGTGAACCGTTCTTTGCGTGTGTTGGATGGTCTTGTGTTCTTGTTTTCTGCTGTAGATGGTGTTGAGCCGCAATCAGAAACCAACTGGCGTTTGGCCAATAACTATAATGTAGCTCGTTTGGGCTTCGTAAATAAAATGGACCGTCAAGGTTCCGATTTCTTGAACGTCTGCAATCAGGTGAAAGAGATGTTGGGGAGCCATGCCGTGCCTCTTCAATTGCCTATCGGTAGCGAAGATACTTTCAAAGGTGTGGTTGATTTGGTTTACAATATCGCCATGGTTTGGAATGAAGATGACTTTGGAATGACTTATTCTGAAGTGCCTATTCCTGAAGATATGGTAGACGATGTAGCCCATTGGAGAGAGCAGTTGCTCGAGTCTGTAGCTACTGTAGACGAGTCATTGATGGAGAAATATTTCGAAGATCCAGATTCGATTGCTCCTGAAGAGATCATCGCAGCTTTGCGTCAAGCTACAATCGGCATGGAAATCGTACCAATGCTTTGCGGTACAGCCTTCAAAAACAAAGGTGTGCAAACCATGTTGAACTATGTAATGGAATTGCTTCCTTCTCCATTGGATAGAAAAGCCATCAAAGGAACAGATCCAAACACGGGAGATACCATCTATCGTGAGGCAGATCCAAACCAACCTTTCTCGGCTTTGGCCTTTAAAATCGCAACTGACCCATTCGTAGGTCGTCTTTGCTTTATCCGTTCATATTCGGGCATGCTTCCTTCTGGTTCGTATGTGTTGAACAACCGTTCGGGCAACAAAGAGCGTATTTCGCGTATCTTCCAGATGCACGCCAACAAGCAAAACCAAATCGATGCCCTACACGCAGGTGATATCGGAGCGGTAGTTGGTTTCAAGGATATCAAAACTGGAGATACCCTTTCTGACGAAAAGAACCCGATTGTTTTGGAATCTATGATTTTCCCAGATCCTGTAATCGGTTATGCCATCGAGCCTAAGAAAACGGCCGATCAAGATAAATTCGGTAATGCGATCGCCAAATTGATCGAAGAGGATCCTACTCTTCAGGTAGAAACCAACGAAGAAACTGGCCAAACCATTATCCGTGGTATGGGCGAGCTTCACTTGGAGATCATCATCGACCGTATGCGTCGTGAATTTAAAGTTGAAGTAAACCAAGGTGCTCCGCAGGTAGCCTACAAAGAGGCTTTGACTACGAACTTCGAGCACCGTGAGATTTACAAAAAGCAAACGGGTGGTCGTGGTAAATTCGCCGATATCGTATTTGAGATTGGGCCACGCGATGACGACGAAGAAGGAAAAGAAAAGAAATCTGGTCTTCAATTCGTGAACAACATCGTAGGTGGGTCTATTCCACGTGAATTCATCCCTTCTGTTGAAAAAGGTTTCAGAGAAGCCATGGTGAACGGACCTCTGGCTGGTTTCCCTGTGGATGCCATGAAAGTGCGTTTGTTCCACGGTTCATTCCACGATGTCGATTCAGATTCATTCTCTTTCGAGATGGCCGGTCGTCTTGGCTTTAGAACGGCTGCGAAACAAGCGGGTGTGCGTTTGATGGAGCCAATCATGGCGGTTGAAATCTTGACGCCTGACGAATATACAGGTCCTATTACAGGTGACTTGAACCGTCGTCGCGGTATCATGAAAGGTATGGATACGAAGCAAGGTTCTCAGGTGATCAAGGCCGATGTGCCTCTTTCAGAATTGTTTGGTTATGTAACCGACTTGAGAACGATTTCTTCTGGTCGTGCAACAGCTAACCTTACGTTCTCGCACTACGATTTCGTGCCACAAAACTTGGCAGACGAAGTAATCAAGAAACAAGCCTAA
- a CDS encoding DUF3467 domain-containing protein, whose protein sequence is MSKKKLENEEKQINIEIPEDLAEGVYANLAMIAHSHSEFVLDFIRLMPGVPKAKVKSRIILTPEHAKRLLQALEDNIAKYEANFGDIRENEEPTPFPMNFGGPMGEA, encoded by the coding sequence ATGAGCAAGAAAAAATTGGAAAACGAAGAGAAGCAAATCAACATCGAAATACCCGAAGACTTGGCCGAAGGCGTGTATGCCAATTTGGCCATGATTGCTCACAGCCACTCCGAATTCGTCCTCGATTTCATCCGTTTGATGCCCGGAGTACCTAAAGCAAAGGTAAAATCAAGAATCATTCTCACCCCCGAGCATGCCAAGAGGCTGCTTCAAGCACTGGAAGACAACATTGCCAAATACGAAGCCAATTTTGGAGATATTCGTGAAAATGAAGAACCGACGCCTTTCCCGATGAACTTTGGCGGGCCAATGGGAGAAGCCTAA
- a CDS encoding Bax inhibitor-1/YccA family protein, with amino-acid sequence MYNTDMPVALASNSEKALFYRQTYTHLAMAVLGFIFVEGLLLNLIPADLILAMMGGKFIWLFILGVFWLASMLANRLVFAEKRSTQYAGLAFYVLLEAIIFLPMIFLATVYSGSGNVVLEAAVLTLCMFGALSFIAFTTKSDLSFLRSILIIGGFVSIGLIALGAIFGFDLGLWFSVLMVALASGSILYQTQQLKSVYSTDQYVGAALQLFASVMLLFWYILRILMRSRD; translated from the coding sequence ATGTACAACACAGACATGCCCGTGGCCCTTGCTTCAAATTCGGAGAAGGCCCTGTTTTACCGCCAAACCTATACTCACCTTGCCATGGCCGTTTTGGGCTTCATTTTTGTCGAAGGGCTTTTGCTCAATTTAATCCCCGCCGATTTGATTTTGGCCATGATGGGCGGCAAATTTATCTGGCTGTTTATTCTTGGCGTGTTTTGGTTGGCTTCTATGCTGGCAAACAGGTTGGTTTTTGCCGAGAAAAGGAGCACGCAATACGCGGGTCTGGCTTTTTATGTTTTGCTCGAGGCCATAATCTTTTTGCCCATGATATTTCTGGCTACCGTATATTCCGGTTCGGGGAATGTGGTGCTGGAAGCGGCGGTGCTCACCTTATGCATGTTTGGGGCTCTGAGTTTCATTGCGTTTACCACCAAAAGTGACCTGTCTTTTTTACGTTCGATATTGATCATCGGCGGTTTCGTTTCGATCGGCCTGATTGCTTTGGGGGCTATATTCGGCTTCGATCTTGGCCTTTGGTTTTCTGTGCTGATGGTGGCCTTGGCTTCGGGCAGTATCTTGTACCAAACGCAGCAACTGAAATCGGTTTATTCTACCGATCAATATGTCGGAGCGGCTCTTCAGCTTTTTGCTTCTGTGATGTTGCTCTTCTGGTATATCTTGAGGATACTCATGCGTTCGAGAGACTGA
- the rpsL gene encoding 30S ribosomal protein S12, whose amino-acid sequence MPTIQQLVRKGRETLNYKSKSPALDSCPQRRGVCTRVYTTTPKKPNSALRKVARVRLTNQKEVNAYIPGEGHNLQEHSIVLIRGGRVKDLPGVRYHIVRGALDTAGVANRKQGRSKYGAKRPKPAAK is encoded by the coding sequence ATGCCTACTATACAGCAATTAGTAAGAAAAGGAAGAGAGACGCTTAATTACAAGTCGAAATCTCCGGCATTGGATTCATGCCCACAGCGTCGTGGGGTTTGTACGCGTGTATACACCACTACACCAAAGAAGCCAAACTCGGCTTTGCGTAAAGTGGCTCGTGTGCGTTTGACAAACCAGAAAGAAGTGAACGCTTACATTCCGGGCGAAGGACACAACCTACAAGAACACTCGATCGTATTGATCCGTGGCGGTAGGGTAAAAGACCTTCCGGGTGTGCGTTATCACATCGTACGTGGTGCATTGGATACAGCCGGCGTGGCCAACCGTAAGCAAGGCCGTTCGAAGTACGGAGCGAAGCGTCCGAAGCCAGCAGCCAAGTAA
- the rpsG gene encoding 30S ribosomal protein S7 — protein MRKRKPPKRYVLPDPKFRDTTVTKFVNNLMLQGKKSLSYSIFYGALELVEQRTKENGLETWKKALNNVSPSVEVKSRRVGGATFQVPIEVRAERRQSLGMKWLISYARKRGEKTITERLAGEIIAASKGEGAAVKKKDDTHRMADANKAFSHFRV, from the coding sequence ATGAGAAAAAGAAAACCACCGAAACGTTACGTATTGCCTGATCCTAAATTCAGAGACACTACTGTAACAAAATTTGTAAACAATTTGATGTTGCAAGGCAAGAAAAGCTTGTCGTACAGCATTTTCTACGGTGCTCTTGAGCTAGTGGAACAACGCACGAAAGAAAACGGACTTGAAACTTGGAAGAAAGCGTTGAACAACGTTAGCCCTTCTGTAGAGGTGAAAAGCCGTCGTGTTGGTGGAGCCACTTTCCAAGTACCCATCGAAGTTCGTGCCGAAAGACGCCAATCTCTAGGGATGAAATGGTTGATCAGCTACGCCCGTAAGCGTGGCGAGAAGACAATCACCGAGCGTTTGGCCGGAGAAATCATCGCCGCTTCAAAAGGTGAAGGTGCCGCGGTGAAAAAGAAAGACGATACGCACAGAATGGCAGACGCCAACAAAGCATTCTCACACTTCAGAGTGTAA
- a CDS encoding Gfo/Idh/MocA family protein, whose amino-acid sequence MLQKSNRRDFIKQAGMAGFGFYYFPNLLRKPAPSDRVRVAHIGINGMGTNHMRWFAGIPEVDIVALCDLDRSHLEKAASKLKEWRPDAKPDLYADFRKVLERKDIDAISCATPDHWHAQVAILAFQAGKDVYGEKPLSFSVKEGEAMLKSQKETNRIFQLGTQIHAGDNYHRVVELIRSGELGKIKKVHLWKTGKPPVFEKATYQPIPEGFNWDFWQGPAPEREYFKERSHFSYRYFMDYSGGVFQDFWCHIADIVWWSLAPEKLKWVEARGPVSPGIGDTPESLDIDFKFKGLDITWSSTPPNLPGVGEKHIGAYFEGSKGSLVCDYGSKEIHLNGQVLTELDHVPQSIPRSPGHQQNFVDSVKSRVQPESNLAYAKAMTEPMHLALISWELGKKLKWDWKKAEFKHDAMANAMLHRPYRKGYDWVAGL is encoded by the coding sequence ATGCTTCAGAAATCAAACCGTCGAGACTTTATCAAGCAGGCCGGAATGGCCGGCTTTGGATTTTATTATTTCCCGAATTTATTGCGGAAACCTGCTCCCAGCGATCGTGTGCGTGTCGCTCACATTGGGATCAACGGCATGGGGACAAATCACATGCGTTGGTTTGCAGGAATTCCCGAGGTCGATATCGTGGCCCTTTGTGATTTGGACCGCAGCCATCTGGAGAAAGCGGCGTCTAAGCTGAAAGAGTGGAGGCCCGATGCAAAACCCGATTTATATGCCGATTTCAGGAAGGTGTTGGAACGCAAAGACATCGATGCCATCAGTTGTGCTACGCCAGACCATTGGCATGCACAAGTGGCCATTTTGGCTTTCCAAGCCGGAAAGGATGTGTACGGTGAAAAGCCCCTTTCTTTTTCTGTGAAAGAAGGCGAGGCCATGTTGAAATCGCAAAAGGAGACGAACAGAATATTTCAGTTGGGCACGCAGATTCATGCGGGCGACAATTACCACAGGGTCGTCGAGTTGATACGTTCGGGTGAGCTGGGCAAAATAAAGAAAGTACACCTTTGGAAAACGGGCAAACCTCCGGTTTTCGAAAAGGCGACTTACCAGCCAATTCCAGAAGGTTTCAATTGGGATTTTTGGCAAGGCCCTGCTCCAGAAAGAGAATACTTTAAAGAAAGAAGCCATTTCAGCTATCGCTATTTCATGGATTATTCCGGCGGTGTTTTTCAAGATTTTTGGTGTCACATCGCCGATATCGTGTGGTGGAGTTTGGCTCCGGAAAAGCTGAAATGGGTGGAAGCACGTGGACCGGTTTCGCCGGGTATTGGAGATACGCCCGAATCGCTCGACATTGATTTCAAGTTCAAGGGTTTGGATATCACCTGGTCTTCTACACCGCCCAATTTGCCCGGGGTGGGAGAGAAACACATCGGTGCCTATTTTGAAGGCTCGAAGGGAAGCTTGGTCTGCGACTACGGCAGCAAGGAAATACATTTGAATGGACAAGTGCTTACCGAACTGGACCATGTGCCTCAAAGCATCCCGCGGTCGCCTGGGCATCAGCAGAACTTTGTCGATTCGGTGAAAAGCCGCGTGCAGCCCGAATCGAATCTGGCCTATGCCAAAGCGATGACGGAGCCCATGCATTTGGCTCTTATCTCTTGGGAGCTTGGGAAGAAATTGAAATGGGATTGGAAGAAAGCGGAATTCAAGCACGATGCCATGGCCAATGCCATGTTGCATCGCCCATACAGAAAGGGCTACGATTGGGTAGCAGGACTTTAA
- the rsmG gene encoding 16S rRNA (guanine(527)-N(7))-methyltransferase RsmG, translated as MEILHKYFPELSPVQKEQFAQLEELYTIWNAQINVISRKDIDALYEKHVLHSLAIAKVHGFAAGSKILDVGTGGGFPGVPLAILFPECRFHLVDSIGKKIKVVEEVSSAIGLKNLSSQHERAEKVKGKYDFVVSRAVTRMKPFVQWVQDKFESRAINSIDNGILYLKGGDLEEELNEVKRPYQLFDIPEFFEEPFFETKKVVYMPMA; from the coding sequence ATGGAGATCCTGCATAAATATTTTCCCGAATTAAGCCCTGTTCAAAAAGAGCAATTTGCCCAACTCGAAGAGCTTTATACCATTTGGAATGCTCAGATCAATGTGATTTCGCGAAAGGATATTGACGCTTTGTACGAAAAGCATGTGCTGCACAGTTTGGCCATTGCAAAAGTACATGGCTTTGCCGCGGGTTCTAAAATTCTGGATGTGGGCACCGGCGGTGGATTTCCCGGTGTGCCCTTGGCCATTCTTTTCCCAGAGTGCCGCTTCCATTTGGTGGATTCGATCGGAAAGAAAATCAAGGTTGTGGAAGAGGTGTCTTCGGCTATAGGTTTGAAAAACCTGAGCAGCCAACACGAGCGTGCGGAAAAGGTGAAGGGCAAATATGATTTTGTGGTCAGTCGGGCCGTGACACGCATGAAGCCCTTTGTGCAATGGGTGCAGGATAAATTCGAATCGAGGGCTATCAACTCCATAGACAACGGCATTCTGTACTTGAAAGGCGGTGATTTGGAGGAAGAGCTGAACGAGGTGAAAAGACCCTACCAACTGTTCGATATTCCCGAATTTTTCGAAGAGCCTTTTTTCGAAACCAAGAAGGTAGTCTACATGCCAATGGCCTAG
- a CDS encoding glycosyltransferase, whose translation MIWEYFFPALFGTAVFVQFIYLLFVFTALAGYRGEEDNEEERDLPGVSVVVAAWNEIKNLQELIPLLAEQDYPDFEIIIVDDRSSDGTYDYLLDIHNAFPNVRFVHVKALPEHFTAKKYAVTMGLKKAQKEVVLLTDADCRPNSKYWIREMAEALGPDKEVVLGFSPYYEYPGRLNAFIRYETFQTALQYFSFARVGVPFMGVGRNLMYRKEAFWAVNGFTKHLALLSGDDDLLINEIAHSKNTAICISEESHVYSEPKRTFKEWVTQKRRHLSVGKRYKFRDKLTIGLLWFSFILVWFSFVPALLSAPAWFVMPKWLIVPNEWLAPYGIEHYEPITNWMRVVLGVFLAWLLLRWLILSLCNRKLGKTVRAGKILYYDFLYWLYLVVFGLMTLISNPKKIKWR comes from the coding sequence GTGATTTGGGAATATTTTTTCCCGGCTTTGTTCGGGACCGCTGTTTTTGTTCAGTTTATTTATTTGCTCTTCGTATTTACGGCCTTGGCCGGATACCGCGGCGAAGAGGACAATGAAGAGGAGCGGGATTTGCCCGGTGTGTCTGTCGTGGTGGCGGCCTGGAATGAAATCAAGAACCTGCAAGAGCTGATTCCGTTGCTGGCCGAGCAGGATTACCCCGATTTTGAAATAATAATTGTCGACGACCGCTCTTCGGATGGCACGTACGATTATCTACTGGACATTCACAATGCATTTCCCAATGTGCGTTTTGTGCACGTCAAAGCTTTGCCCGAACATTTCACGGCCAAGAAATATGCAGTGACCATGGGGTTGAAAAAGGCCCAAAAAGAAGTGGTTTTGCTCACGGATGCCGATTGTAGGCCCAATTCGAAATATTGGATTAGGGAAATGGCCGAAGCTTTGGGGCCAGATAAGGAAGTAGTATTGGGCTTTTCGCCTTATTACGAATACCCCGGAAGGCTAAATGCTTTTATTCGTTACGAAACTTTCCAGACGGCCCTGCAATACTTTTCATTTGCCCGAGTGGGAGTGCCCTTTATGGGTGTCGGGCGAAACCTGATGTACAGAAAGGAGGCGTTCTGGGCTGTAAATGGTTTCACGAAACATTTGGCCTTGCTGAGTGGCGACGATGACCTGCTGATCAACGAAATTGCCCACAGTAAAAATACGGCCATTTGTATTTCGGAGGAAAGCCACGTTTATTCCGAGCCCAAGCGTACTTTTAAAGAATGGGTGACACAGAAAAGGAGGCACCTGTCTGTAGGGAAACGCTATAAGTTTCGGGATAAGCTCACAATTGGTTTGTTGTGGTTTAGTTTTATACTCGTTTGGTTTTCGTTCGTGCCCGCCCTTCTTTCTGCCCCGGCTTGGTTTGTCATGCCGAAATGGTTGATTGTGCCCAATGAGTGGTTGGCCCCTTACGGTATCGAACATTATGAGCCCATCACAAATTGGATGCGGGTGGTATTGGGCGTGTTTTTGGCTTGGCTCTTGCTGCGTTGGCTGATCTTGTCGCTGTGCAACCGCAAGCTGGGGAAAACGGTGCGAGCGGGCAAAATTTTATATTACGACTTTCTTTATTGGCTTTATTTGGTGGTTTTTGGTTTAATGACCTTAATTTCGAATCCGAAAAAGATTAAATGGAGATAG
- the tgt gene encoding tRNA guanosine(34) transglycosylase Tgt, translated as MKFELQTANPDSAARAGKITTGHGEILTPIFMPVGTAGTVKGVHQAELKEKIKAQIILGNTYHLYLRPGLEVMEQAGGLHKFNGWSGPILTDSGGYQVFSLKEIRKITEEGVHFNSHIDGSKHLFTPEYVMDIQRTIGADIIMAFDECPPYPSEYDYAEKSMHLTHRWLKRCIKRMNETEGKYGHTQALFPIVQGSTYKDLRKQSAEFIAAQNQAGNAIGGLSVGEPAEEMYAMLEVVNAILPEDKPRYLMGVGTPENILEAIALGTDMFDCVMPTRNARNGMLFTTEGIINIRNKKWENDFSLIDAALDNGVSNFHSKAYLKHLIKCQEMLGAQIASIHNLSFYLWLVGEARRHILAGDFVSWKNKMVKKLMQRL; from the coding sequence ATGAAATTCGAGCTTCAAACAGCAAATCCCGATTCGGCGGCACGTGCAGGCAAAATCACGACCGGCCATGGAGAAATCCTCACGCCTATTTTTATGCCCGTAGGTACAGCGGGTACCGTAAAGGGCGTGCACCAAGCCGAGCTTAAAGAAAAAATAAAGGCTCAGATTATTCTGGGCAACACTTATCATTTGTATTTGCGGCCCGGCCTTGAAGTGATGGAACAGGCGGGCGGACTGCACAAATTCAACGGCTGGTCTGGGCCCATCCTTACCGACAGCGGGGGATATCAAGTGTTTTCCTTGAAAGAGATACGGAAAATCACCGAAGAGGGCGTACATTTCAATTCCCACATCGACGGCTCGAAACACCTCTTTACGCCAGAATATGTAATGGATATCCAACGTACAATCGGAGCCGACATCATTATGGCTTTCGACGAATGCCCGCCGTACCCGAGCGAATACGATTATGCCGAGAAATCGATGCATTTGACCCACCGTTGGCTCAAAAGGTGCATCAAAAGAATGAACGAAACCGAAGGAAAGTACGGACATACCCAGGCCCTTTTTCCCATCGTGCAAGGCAGTACCTATAAAGATTTGCGAAAACAATCAGCCGAATTTATCGCGGCCCAAAACCAAGCTGGAAATGCCATAGGTGGCCTCTCCGTAGGCGAGCCCGCAGAAGAAATGTACGCTATGCTCGAGGTTGTCAACGCCATTCTGCCCGAAGACAAACCACGTTACCTCATGGGCGTGGGCACCCCCGAAAACATTTTGGAAGCCATTGCCCTGGGCACCGACATGTTCGATTGCGTAATGCCCACCCGAAATGCCCGAAACGGCATGCTCTTCACCACCGAGGGTATCATAAATATCCGGAACAAAAAATGGGAAAATGATTTCTCCCTGATCGACGCGGCCCTCGACAATGGCGTGAGCAATTTCCATTCCAAAGCTTACCTCAAGCATTTGATCAAATGCCAGGAAATGCTCGGAGCCCAAATCGCGAGCATCCACAACCTCAGCTTCTACCTTTGGTTGGTGGGCGAAGCCCGTAGGCATATCCTCGCAGGCGATTTCGTAAGCTGGAAAAACAAAATGGTTAAAAAGCTGATGCAAAGGCTTTAG